GTTATTATCGTTCTTCCTACTTTGAAACAATTGGTTGAACAGGATTGCGCCTGTCACATGCATGAAATCGTTCAGTCTATTTCTTGTTCCATCAGCCAACGGAAGTTCGTCAGCCGTTTTACACGTGTTCACTTGGATGTGAGGCATCTAGCCGCCCGTTTATGGTTAGCAATACCAGGGGCGTCTCAATTTAAACCAATCAACCATCAACCTATCAATCAACCACTTGTTTCAGTTCCTTTTTGCTCGGTCAGAATGTGAGACAAACGACGagcaccaaacaaaaaaaaggagaaccCTGCTTCAACATAGGACTGCACTCGGTGGTTTGCGGTAGTCCCGATAacactgggttgttcaatcaGTTTGACGATTCAATAAGAATCCCTGAAGAAGAGAGTCTGGGAAGGGCTGCAAAGTGTGCTTCCACATCGCTATTTTGACGTCATCAAGATTACAATAATATTCggcattttttttgccgtaccagtttgcaagtaattcaCAAACAAATTTCCTTTCGCACCCCAAGCCcaactgatgctaacaccgCTGATTCTTGGCCGAGTTCTGGACATGAATTCATTTCGGAGCCAGAAGTAACAGGTTCACACCATTCCCTAGCCCTTTTTCTTTGACTCAAGATTcaggtgttgctactgtttttggggcgttcttgacgtggatcgtcttcaaggctttTCAATACATGTTTCTGCTGTACCGATTGAAGGCAAACAGTCCTTATATGCtatcaacattcgttcataaattgaaaagaaaggtttataaaaaaaggtaaaaaagaAAGGGTTTCAAAAAGgcttaaaagaaaaatacttTTAAACTGATTTGGAAGGTCTGCGCACGAtacaaagaatgaagtgacagattgaaatgaaacacttcACTTACGTTCacatgaagagtgtaccataataacaacaacaaaaaaataccagcagcgccctctgttattgaagcttaaaacttattgaacagcctggtacgTTTATCCAAAGACCTGGATCATGGAGTAACCAATCGGTGCGATGGCCCAGGtcaattaaatcaataaacaataaacaataaagcaaacataacTGCCCTGCCTGGGTGTGGATTTGGGTGTTCAATCTTCAATCCCAAAGGGGTTTTGGGCAGTTCAGTTCCTAGTGTCCTCGTTACACCGGACTCGGAGGACTTCCCCCTCCCGTGCACTCTGTACTTTTCGCACTACTCACGACACAAAAGTCGAAAGTGTTCAAACCCCAACCCCTAACGTGAGAGTTGCCGTTTGCCAACACTTGAGCTAGAAATCTTTGGCTACACATGGTGGTGACCAATAAATCATTCCCATGAGCGCTAAATTGAAAGCTAGAGCCATCGGTTGGCGAAATCCGATCCCGGACCTAGTTGCGTTACGACCGCAGCCCTCAGCCCTGTGATAGTGGCGCAGCCCAGACCTATATCTGGAACTCACATTAGTCACAAAATTTGGGTTTTGCGTGTCGTTTAACTGTTGGACCGGGTGGAGAGAGGAATGCGCGGTGCTGGAAATGGATCGGGAAGGGGGAGAGGTTGCTTCGGTGTAACTACCTTCGCGAAGCAGCCACACTCCACGCTTCGCTGCCGATCGGCTTCCGGAAAAAGCAGGTTActcgtaaacaaacaaattattgTCAACCTCGTTGGGTCGGATGGTCCACGCCTTTCCGCCAACTTTTCCATCGTGACTGAGGCAGCAACAGACAAAGATTAATAGttcccgagagagagaaagagagagagagatagtggaAGATAGAGGGAGCGAGGAAGGGGGTGAAATGATATTACAGAATGACACAAATTAGGGGTACATCGTTCCGGGTTTGTGGTGTGGTCCGCTGGAAGGAAGTTGTCCAAGGTTTCCCCAAGAAGGCTTTGCCATTTTCCCGGGCTGCGTGACGCGGCGACATCTTTCGGTCGATGTCGGCCCAAGAAACGACTGCTCACAGTTTTATTATGCCCACCCGTCTCCCTTCCCAACCANNNNNNNNNNNNNNNNNNNNNNNNNNNNNNNNNNNNNNNNNNNNNNNNNNNNNNNNNNNNNNNNNNNNNNNNNNNNNNNNNNNNNNNNNNNNNNNNNNNNACCGTGGAATGTACTGCTGTCACATACGGGGCAAGTTGTGGCGAAACTTGGCTTGACGGCACACGGCCACGTTCAGTCGGTGGCTGGTCGTATCCTGCAGGTCACCGCAGGAGCGCATCCGGGTTGGCATTGCTGGGTTTCGCTGCATACGGCCTAGAGATATTGAGATAGTGTGTCTGGAGCCGACAGCGGTCAGTCAGTCGGCCAGCAGAACTAGTGCACAGGTGAATATCAGGTCCAGGTGCGAGCGCTTGTGTGAGTAATACCTAATAAAACCTACGGCGTGGACCTTCCTCAAGAGCTTCCAGAGAGGCTCCCGTAACTGTTGCCCGGAGCCTGGAGGCACTTGGAACTCCAGACTTCATCTTCAGGGAGTAGGGCAAGGCGCAAGTGATAGGTGAAATTGACGAGAGTCATGGTACGATGCGATGGGACCTTAGATCTTTGTGGCACTCGAGACAGGCACGAANNNNNNNNNNNNNNNNNNNNNNNNNNNNNNNNNNNNNNNNNNNNNNNNNNNNNNNNNNNNNNNNNNNNNNNNNNNNNNNNNNNNNNNNNNNNNNNNNNNNGCGTCGGGGCAGATCGTGACCGGGCTGACGGACGACCCGCTGATCAGCTTCAACGACGCGAACCGGTACCACGTGGACAACGAGCTGCGGTACAAGACGTCgccggcgcagcagcaacactacCGGGCCGAGCTGGATCGGATCGTGGCGGAGAAGGAGAACCGGGCCCGGCGGCTGCGCTGCTCGGACCGGGAGCCGGCGAAACCGCACGCCGGTGGAGGCACCGGAGcagcgggcggcggcggcggcccctgGGGaaggccgggcccgggcggcaAACCGTGGCGCCCGCCGAAGAACGTGGGCCACAACTTCATGAAGTCGCTCGGCTGGACCAACCAGGAGACGCTGcaggacctggacctggagcTGGTCAGCCGGATGCAGCGCCAGCTGGAGGAGGAGAACCGCTTCCTGAAGGGCTTCTCCAACTGCTGCTCGCGCTGCGTCTGCCAGTGCGTCAGCCAGAGCCTCGAGCCGCGCAGCTCCGGGGCGCGGCCGGGGTCCGCCCGGCGCCTGGCGACCGGCGCACCGGACGCCCTGCGCAACTACCCGTCCCCGCCCGCCACAGCCCCAGGTCCACCGgctcctcctcttcctcctcctcctccttcgcTTCCTGGTGGGACGGTGGTGCGCGTTCCGCGGCTCTGCCACtaccagcaacaccagcagtcACCATCGGGggccccaccaccactgcccggCACGAGGGCCGGACCGGGAAGCAAGGGCTCCGGGGGAGCCACCACGGGGGCGACCGGCGGGCGGCGGAACGGGGCGGGACGGGGCGGAGGGGCCGTGGCACCGACGCGCAACTGCATGATCACCGGCGGCGTCGagctggtgccgctgctggccaagCGCCGCTCGCAGCCACGGCCGATCAGCCTCGGCACGACTGACGTCACCAAGATCGACAAGTACACCGCGAACGGGTAATAGTGGCGAGGGTCATCGAGCCCATCAcccatcagcaccagcaccagcaagcaTGAGCCCCAGAGCACCGCCTCGAACTCGATCGAACCCGGATCCTGCGCAAAACCCCATGTGTACCATGTACCCTCTtcttgtctctctctctccctctctatctctctttctctctctctcggtgtaTTACGGTCGGGCGGACCTGGCGCTGAACCGGGCGGGGGCTCCTCTCCGCTCCGAGCAGCAGTCTGGCGCGGCGTCACGATGACGGCTACCTGACCGACCTGTGCGCCCAGATGCACCAGAAGCAGCGGCGGGTCGATACGTGGCGGGCCCGGGAGTTCGAGAGCAGCCGGCAGCACTTCGAGACGTGGAGCAGCTtctggggccggccgggccacgGGGCACCGCTGCCCAACAAGAACAAGCTCAACCTGGACAGTCTGCTTTACAAGCCGCGCCCGCGCTAAAGCAGAACCTGTACCtccgtgtgcctgtgtgatCTATGTGTGTGTGAACGTCGTCGAGTACCGGCGCCGAGTACCTGCGCCGAATCCACACcacctcaccaccaccaaccaccgtgCTGGTGGCTGGTTCCGGTCCTCGCTGCCGATCGGAACTTTTAGCCGAGACCCGAACCATAGTGGTCGCTGGTGGagaaacaccagcaccagggaAAACGCGTGTGGAGCAATTTTCTTCACTTGTCGAACGAGCGCAAGTGGGTTGCAAAGTTGCGTTGCTGGCGCCAGGCGCCAGGACGAAAGGAAGAATggaaagaagaagagaaaggaCGAAGCCCAGCCCAGAAATCGTTATCGCACGCTGTACATAATGATCGATTACATCCTTGTTACGATTCCCACTTCTGGGACCACCGCACTAACGCCCCAGCCACGTGCTTCACCTGTTTACTGTTAAACCGCGAGCCGCTAGTGTtatcgttgttgttgcccaAAACTGTTGCCTATAGCCCCAGGCCCCTTTAGCCAGTGTTCGGGCGCACCTGTTGAGAGCCCTGtttttttgtgattgttttttgaGCCAGGCTTCCGAGAGAGATCCGAGAGCTTTAAGAGCGTAGAACGAGAGTACCTAGTATATAGCTTCCGTAGAGAGCGCCGTGCCGTAGGAGAACGAGTCCGAACTAGCATACGGCTGCCAATCGTGTAGACCCGGGGTCGGGGTCCTTGAGTTCGAGCCCCGAAAAATTCGATATCAATAAAGTTGTCAACCGCCTCCTACATTTGAGTCAACCGTCCGTTTCGTTTAAGTCTCTGCGTTACTCAGCAGCAACGATCCCGCTTTTGGTTGTTTCTTTTAGCCGtactccggaaccggataaaACTTTACACAGATAAATCAcagtttgacagctactgccattgaaattattattccAATGGAGGAAGAGGTTCTTGTAACGAAACGTCACACTGGTGATGTAAAGTGGATTCATTGCGAGAATCCCCAGACGCAAAACGGCCTGGGGACAGCCCGGTCTAAAGCTTCGtccagttagaatcgggaacaattgcattagctctatctcggagttggtttgactttggaaacatgtcaagctgtcaaattgaaggtattttattgtgctttcagaaatttattctgtcggtcgtcggatgaaatcgcgaactttctttggaatgcgtgCCATCACTTTCTGCACTATCTTCTGGTtcacctcagcggctaatttgttccaatttctcgccatcaccttttcagtcttcttcaacttcctattgattatTGGAcaacaattttcgattgggcggagtgtagggcaatttggtgcgttgatatcctttgcgatgaaatccaccttattgtgAAAGAACCTTCCCTGCTGTAGTAGCTGCTTGCGTTCCCGGAAACGGTGAAGCACAGTACACGAGGTGTATTCGAAATTTTTCgcaacttttccatttccgtggGCTACGTTtatccgatttttttgtggcgttaggttgctacacatgtcagtgacttatggtaaaaagttcacccattttgaataatcagtcaatttttgacagctgttttgcttggaaaAGATTTGATCCctcgtcgatttttgtgtactccaaaagtaatttTCCACGACGTGtaaatttgagttttggaaaaaaggaaaaaaaacaggaaaagtAACAAGGGACCCGATCTGGGGAATACAGTGACTTTACCATCACTAGAGTGTTATTTAGGCcaaaaattcgagcagaaTCTGAACCGCGATGTCCGAGCAGGGGTGCGACaaccaattttggttttcccacaaatctACCCACAcaacttgcaggaaatattctttattgaccgttctatcctttAGCATCAACTcacgatgcaccacgaccctgcagtcgaagaaaactgtaaacaaaaccttaaacattcgaccaaacttggcttttcgacgttcacatcttccCTCAGCCCTCTGATAACATTTTGAACCTCTAAAAAGCGCTGCTTTTGATCCTAAAAGCTTCACaataagccacagtcaacattttgactGCGTTCgcacttttaatttcgttttaaaaatttgataaaattttctttgtcatccttttttggaaaagacaaaaatcgacgatgggctgtcaaaaattgactgattaccCAAAATTAcccaaacttttcaccataagtcactgacatgcaacctaacgccaccaaaaaaatcgaaaatcggatatacgtagcccgcggaaattcaaaagttgcgaaagtttttgaacacacctcgtacgGTTGATTTTAAAAGCAGATCACGTGGCGGGGTTCTCGtgacgtgagtgtgcagaataATTTTTCTTCTGTCGAGTTCTCCATCAAGCATAACTCTGCGTAgcaagatgaaactttcagcaactgaaagtcgaatgtttaccaGAGACATAACCtatcaacacatttgaaatcgtACCACCGGAGGCGCTGCTAGCCaaatatggtgggatatgaaaggtgtggtgtactgtgagcttttaaaaccttgGAAATGCTTGGATGAACACCGCGATCGACAACAATTAGTGCGTTTGCAGCAAACTTTGACCAGAATGGACCAGAATGGgataataaattgatttttcaacatgacaccgggcacatcgcaaaaccggtctCGAAACTggtctcgaaaatgtcggatgtTGCTTCATCAGACTGCTACGCCTAACTGTCTCGTACTGACCATCACATGGTACAGTCCAAAAGAGAGAGTGGGAACGTCCAAGTCTAATCAGGTGTTTCGCAACACTCGTTTGGCAAGTCTAGACCTAGGTCTAGTTTATTGCGCAAAACTTGGTGCCATTCGGTTGCCCGGTACGGAACGACATCAGAGTCATCAGTCATCATCGACAGCGAAGACACATACGGATATGAAGTCCAACAGATGCTGGTGCGATATGAAGCTGATGCGTGCATAAGTACACTGCTGATGGAGTGATCTAAATGCTCTCAGATCACTCCATCTGCATCTCATCATGGAGAGCCCTCAAAGGCCACTCCAGATCTACTCGGACTGGGCGGCTGGACACCGCTCTCGACACGGGTGTACTTTCGACAAGATTTGGCCAATTGCTGCCGAGCTGCCCTACAAACTACCCTTGAGTGACCTGAGACCTGAGAACTACCACCTCCGGGGAGGGTCTGGGAACTGGCACGGCTACCCCTTGCTAAAATGCCACTAGAACCATCGCCAATCATGAATGAGGAATTAATTTAGCAACGCAACAACATCAGAGTTTGGAAATGAACTACCAATTATCATATATCACACATGCGTACACGCAACTGTGTGCACAATTGTGCGCCGCGTGAAAGACTCGGAACGGTTCCATTCACACGACACGCCATGGTCTCTGATTGATAATTGCCCAAGGCCTTCACAATCGTGCCTCGCTGGTTCGCTGGTGTTTGCCAATAAACTCCAACGGTTCTGTACCAATTACGCTACGCACAGCACAGACAGCGACGACGGCTCCACTCTGTACGACAATTCAagaatttgattttttattttccaactaTGGAAGAAAGTGTATGCTAGACTGAGagtttcaatttcggttgTTTCGGGGTCCTGGAAGCAGTCCACTACAGTTTAAGGAACTTCAGATTTGAAGTTCGCTTCGAGGGATCTGGTAAAATCGGACGGGTTTCCAACTCACCCTATAGCTGTCATTCTCCACGCTTTATCTACATACCTGGAACGATTGACATTTCTCAGGCACTCTTCAAGTTCAAAATATGTGGGGGAAGTCCTGGTAAATAAAGCCAGTTACGAAATACTGTTGGGATAATTTACTGCTTCATCCCGTATTTGCCACAGTATCGGTTGACATGAAAGTCGTACCTTTTCCAGGTATTCCAACTAAACGGGGATGGGATTTTTAACGATCTTTATATCCCTTGCTCGGCATCTCCTAGCCATTCTGTCAAAGCGAATAAGTTTGGTggttataaataaaattattgaccATCGAACTATCGGCTATCATCCGGTGAGTTTTGTGGAGAACGTTTTTCTATCCCAAATTGTTATCTCCACTATCGCCCAGCTGTGGACCAGTGCTACCTATGGTATGTGGTCAGGTGCACAGATCTTCATAGGCCAACCGCCAACTttcgaatgaaataaaatatgtaaaaggTGGCGATGGACGACGATGGTTTTTCGTACTCCCGATGAATGAAGAATGAAGCGAACTGTCAAACTGGCACATGGGAAAGCCGTTGGCCTGTAGCCTCTGATCCACTCCTGTTGAGGAtgacctccccccccccccccccggaggGGGGGCCATTCGAGGGCGCgagccggggggggggggggggggggggggggggggcgggggggNNNNNNNNNNNNNNNNNNNNNNNNNNNNNNNNNNNNNNNNNNNNNNNNNNNNNNNNNNNNNNNNNNNNNNNNNNNNNNNNNNNNNNNNNNNNNNNNNNNNAAAACGAGCCCGCGGGAGGGAAACGGTGTGGCCTCTCCCCTTGTTCCCACTCCTGTTggggtccccccccccccccccccccacggaTTGGGTGCCATTCGAGTGCGCGAGCCGTGAAGATGGATCGTGCCGAGGGGAGAGCCGAGGGTCGTCGTGGCGCGACCTTTTTTTTAGGAGAAATTCCCATGGCCACACTGGCGCGGGTCGGGTCCCAGGTCTCCCATTACTCCGACCTCCGGAGCTCTTGGCCCCTGGTCCCCCGGTGCGTACGATATGTAAATGTAAATTCCAATCGGTTTCATCATCCTCGGCTCGGGTGTTGGTTCTCGTCACTCCGCCTTGCCCGGAGAAACGCACCCCGATGGACTGAAGTATGCCCGGGGCCGTTTTAAGgtccaaaaattaatttatcggAAAACACGTGGCTCGGAACACGCGAGCCGAGTGTCCCGGGGAACCGACAAGAGTCCAGTGAAAGTTCCACAGAACCTCCTTTGATTTCTCCTCTCGTCGAGCGCATCCACACCGCACACTCGACGAGGCGCATCTCAGCAATGCGCCAAGCCTGAAGTTATTTTGCTGTTTCTTGCTTTTGGTAGGGCGCTGATTCCGCAGCTCCCACCGCCGAAAACTTTAATCGTTTCCATCTTCGACTTGGGCGTCCATTCCACGGCATTCTTTACACGCTGTTTCTCGTCGCTCGTCTTCATTTCGTTGGCGGGGCAGTCCTTTTTATCTTATCTGCCATTCGtcttcatttcaattcaacTGGAACGAAGTTCAACTGTGAACATGCTGAAAATTCTCACCGTTTATTTTCCTTTAACTGTTGTTTGTCGATGTCCATCACTTAttgcaatattttatttcaataaattttaaaccattcaTTCAACCAGGCC
Above is a genomic segment from Anopheles bellator chromosome X, idAnoBellAS_SP24_06.2, whole genome shotgun sequence containing:
- the LOC131213397 gene encoding translation initiation factor IF-2, whose protein sequence is MGSCNPSDHPIFWCAELKRLERKRIADESLRDWKNRKLIERRSRAKEQAHIVTGLTDDPLISFNDANRYHVDNELRYKTSPAQQQHYRAELDRIVAEKENRARRLRCSDREPAKPHAGGGTGAAGGGGGPWGRPGPGGKPWRPPKNVGHNFMKSLGWTNQETLQDLDLELVSRMQRQLEEENRFLKGFSNCCSRCVCQCVSQSLEPRSSGARPGSARRLATGAPDALRNYPSPPATAPGPPAPPLPPPPPSLPGGTVVRVPRLCHYQQHQQSPSGAPPPLPGTRAGPGSKGSGGATTGATGGRRNGAGRGGGAVAPTRNCMITGGVELVPLLAKRRSQPRPISLGTTDVTKIDKYTANGSLARRHDDGYLTDLCAQMHQKQRRVDTWRAREFESSRQHFETWSSFWGRPGHGAPLPNKNKLNLDSLLYKPRPR